In Lactiplantibacillus pentosus, the sequence GTCAGTCGGTTGAATCATGGCCAGTGTTTTTTCAATGGCCATTCGATAATCACGATATTTCTGCATATATTATCCTCCTCGATTTAAAATTTAGTTTGGTACGCTCTATTATCAATGAAACAGCGCTACTTTACCAGTGTCTTCAAAAGTTACCCTTCCAACACCGCCAAAAACACCTGGCCCATCAGTGCTGCATCATCCGCCACTGAGGCGCGCATATAAGCGGCTTGTTGTTCCTGAGTATAATTGATCTCGAAGCCATGTTGCCGCGCTAAAACGGCCGTGAATAGCCGGGTCGTCCGTCCATTACCTTCACGGAACGGATGAAACATATTGATTTCAGTCACGAGACTGCCTAACGCCTGGGCGATTTTTTCACGGTCGTCGGGCAATTGTGCATAATCGTCGAGTTGGCGCTGAATATCTAATTCGGCATTGCCGAACAGGGCGACGGGATGAAAAAACGTGACGACTCCGTTCGCCGTTTTGTTGAAATCAACTTCGCGATAGTGGCCGGCCCAATCGTAAATTTTATCCAGTAAATAAGCATTGATTAGCTTCATTTCTTCAATCTTACGTCCGGTCAACTGATAACCATCTGGTAGTTTATAGTCTGCAACAGCCAACGCTTTCTGCCTATCAATCGTATAATCATACTCAAGTTGATGGAGAATCTCTGCATCCGTAATATTTAACAGATTCCGCAATGTGCCATTTGGTTGTAGGTAATCTTCCCAGCGCTTCATTTGCTGGTAGCCGATTTTTCATTCAAAATCTGGTCTAGCATCTCCTGAACAGTTGGAGAGCCTTCAACATATGAACGTTGTGCCATCTGAATATCAAACTTCGTTGGTTCAAAGCCCTCATACATATTACTGATAATGGCATTCAGAGTTGCCCGATACTCCTTGCGATTCCGAAATGGCACGTCCATAATCGTCAGTTTTTGGTCATCGTGTTCTAGATACATAATTTGATCGTCCTCCTTGAATTGTGTCAATGCAGGCAAAACTGCATCATCCGCTGCCAAAATTTGAATCAAGCGCACCGCGGCGCCACTTGGTTGATAGTCTGCTTGTTCCCAGTGTTGCACCGTTCGAACTGATGTGTTGAGTAGCTTCGCCAGTTGGGCTTGACTAATTCGGTAATGTTGCCGAATTTGTTTGAGCGTTGCCGCTGTCGATTTCATTTCCATCACCTCACCGCTATTATACCCTTCAAGGGTAGATCTGTCCTGTTTACGAACTTGCGCCACCCCAACACACCACTCATAACAAGCAAGCCATATTATTTAGATACGCAATTCATTGGTGCTGCCATTTTTTAAATCGAATAAAATCTAGTTCATTGTCGATGTCTAACGATTGGCACAAAAATCCACTAAAGATTAGTGACTTTGCGGCCATTTCAATGGTTCATTTCATCAACTTGCCTTGAGACGTTTTTTTTCATCAGAATAAATTCATATTCCGAATTATTAGAAGCAACCATCTCA encodes:
- a CDS encoding Fic/DOC family protein; translated protein: MKRWEDYLQPNGTLRNLLNITDAEILHQLEYDYTIDRQKALAVADYKLPDGYQLTGRKIEEMKLINAYLLDKIYDWAGHYREVDFNKTANGVVTFFHPVALFGNAELDIQRQLDDYAQLPDDREKIAQALGSLVTEINMFHPFREGNGRTTRLFTAVLARQHGFEINYTQEQQAAYMRASVADDAALMGQVFLAVLEG
- a CDS encoding helix-turn-helix domain-containing protein, which codes for MKSTAATLKQIRQHYRISQAQLAKLLNTSVRTVQHWEQADYQPSGAAVRLIQILAADDAVLPALTQFKEDDQIMYLEHDDQKLTIMDVPFRNRKEYRATLNAIISNMYEGFEPTKFDIQMAQRSYVEGSPTVQEMLDQILNEKSATSK